The following nucleotide sequence is from Phycisphaera sp..
GACCACGAGCCGGTCCAGGCGCGGCTCGACGAACACTCGGATGGGTTTTCGCTTAGGGATTGATGGGGTCTCCCGACCAAACTCGTGCGGCTCCACCATCGTACGTGCCTCGACCATAATCACACTTCAACGGAGGCCCCATGCACGTCGAATTCAGCTACGCCAACGTCGAGTCCTCGGACGCGCTCGAAAGCCATACCCACCAGCAGCTCGAGTCCGCGATCGGCCGATTCGAGGACCGCCTGACGCGTGTGGAAGTCCACTTTGCCGACGAGAACAGCGCTCAGAAATCGGGCAGCGACGACAAGCGGTGCACGATGGAGGCCCGGCCACGCGGACGCGATCCGATCACGGTGGAGGCCAACGCGGGAGATTTTTACCCCGCCGTCAACGATGCGGCGGGCAAGCTCAAGCGTGCGTTGGCCAAGCGACTCGAGCGAGACTAGCCCTGGGTCAGCTGCCCACGCTGCCCGCGTACACGAACCAGCCCAGCCCGGTGAAGAACAGCCACCAGCCGTAGAGCCAGTGCTCGACGCCGACGGCCAGGAGCGACCTCGTTCGCACCCACGTCCACGCGAAGAGGACGCCGCCGGGCAGCGTGATGACGAAGGCCATGAGCCCCCAGAACGGCGCGTGCAGCCAGACGAAGGCGAGCACGTTGAGCGTGAACAGCACGCGCGGGTTCGGGATGATGCGCGTGTAGCGGTGGAAGAAGAACGCGCGGTGGGTCACCTCTTGCGGGAAGGCGCTGGCGATGGGGTAGCCGATGGCAATAAAGACCAGCAGCCAAGGCGCCTCGCGCGGCAGACGCAAGAGTGCCTCGGTTTCCGAGCCATCCCGGCTCGTGATCGTCATGACGCCGGTGAAATTCTGCAGCAGCCACGCGATGCCCAGCATGGCGGCGGCGTTGAACAGGAACAGCGGGGCCACGCGCGGTAGGTCGCGCTTGAAAGCACGCCAGTTCCAGAGTTGGCGGTTGTCGAAGGTCGGATCGATCAGCAGGAACAGCCCAAGCAGCAAGCCGAACACGAACACCAGCGGCAGGATGATGCTGCCGGGCGGCCAAGGCGGGTTGGACAGTGCCGTCAGGCCAAGTGCGTTGAACAACGGGTCGAACCGCTGGTCGGGGTCCATGACAGCGGCGACGAGGGCCGGGATGAAGGCGTAGAGAGTGATGAACTCAAACCAGAGCCAAGTTCGGCCAAAGCGGCCGAGAGTTTGGGGCTCACGAACCTTGGCCTCGATCGGGGCCGGCTGGCTGGGAGGCGTCGTGGGTTGGGTGGGATCGAGTACCATGTCTGGACAATGATGGCTGCTTCAGGCCCTTGGCAGGTCCTACCCGCCGAAATCCCTGTGGCCCCCCGCCGTTCGTTAATAGCCGATAATACTAGTTATGTTGAATTAGGGCTCAAGGCGTCGAACCGCGCGAGTTCGGGGGCAGGAGCGATGCTGGCCTGGGTGCCGCTGGCTCTCGGACACCTAGTGATTGGGTTGGTTCACAGTGCCGCCGATGACCATGGCAGCCGAGATGATCAGGATGTTCTTGACGATGTACTGCCCCTCCAGGGTCAGGCCGTAAGGGATCCGGCCAGCCTGGAACGTCTCGGAGGGCAGAATGACCAGGGGCATGAACGTCCCGACCATCTGCAAGGCAAGCAAGGCGATCGCAAAACGGAGTGTGGGGCCGAAGAGGAAGAGCACGCCGATGGCGACCTCCCACCAGCCGATGATCGAGAGCCAGGTCTTGGCCGGCAACAGCGGCATCCAATCGACGGTCTGGAGCACCAGATCCTCGGCTGGCGAGATTCCAAGGGGCTTCAGAATGCCGAACCAGATGAATATGGTCGCCAGGGCGAATCGGAGGGCGGTGTGTCCGTACCGATGCATGATGGACGCGATGCGTTGATCGAGTTGCTTCAAATTCATGGTTCACCTCGGACAGTGCTTGCTGGTGCATGCTATCGGCGGCTGGCTGGCTCGCTGGCGGCGGTCCGCCGGGGCGCGGACTATCTTGCACCATGAGCCACCAACCCACCATCTTCGACAAGATCATCGCCGGCCAGATCCCGTGCCACAGGGTGTACGAGGACGACCATGTGCTGGCGTTTCTTGACGTCGCGCCGCTCAGCCGGGGGCACACGCTGGTGATCCCCAAGGAGCGGGCGGCCCAGATGGACCAGCTCAGCGACGAGTCGGCGGCGGCGCTCGGGCGGGTGCTGCCGCGGATTTGCCGGGCCGTGCTCAAGGCGACCGGCGCGACGGCGTATAACCTGCTCCAGAACAACGGGGCCGACGCGCACCAAGCGGTGATGCACCTGCACGTCCATGTGATCCCCCGCTATCCAGACAAAGCCGAAGGCTCGCCGGGGAGCGGGCTTGGGATCGTGTGGCCATCGGGTAACCTCGAAGATGGCGAGTCGCTGGCGAGCCAGATTCGCGGCGCGATCGACTAGGGGCAGCCGGCCGCGAATGCGTTCTGGAAGGCGAGGAAGTCGAAGATCGTGAGCGAGCCGTCGCCGTCGAAGTCGGCGGCGCAGGGGTTGGTCCTGAACGCGAGCAAGACCGAGTCGCTCGTGGCTTCGCCAAGATCGTTCGTCGCTACGCAGTCGTACACGCCGACGTGGTCGAGTTCAGCGGTCAGTTCGAGTGTTGGTGTCGTGGCACCGTTGATAGCTCCCCCATCGACGAGGGCGACACCATCCATGCGCCATTGGTACTCGATCGTGGCTGCGCCGGTGACGACAACTTCGAATTCCACGGCAGCGGGCCCGGCATCGAGCAGCACGTTCTGTGGTTGCACCTCGAACACCGGCTCTCCGACGCAAGCCCAGGACGCGATCCGGTTCGCCGGCTTGCCGTCGGCTTGTGTAAACCAGCCCGCGGCGGCAAGACGTTCGCGTCCATCGTCTATGAACGTCGTCACGACCTCGACGAAGCTGTCCATGCCGTCACCCACGGCAGACCATGTTGTGCCGTCCCATCGGGCGATGTTGCCGACTGAAACCCCACCAGCGGTGTGAAACTTGCCGGATACGTAAAGATCGTCGCCAAGCGTCGTCATGCCCCACACGACCTGGCGTTCGTCGTCGATGAGGCCGGTGAAGTTTGTCCAGGTGGAGCCATCCCACTTCGCCAAGCCGGTCGCCGGCTGGCCGTTCATCGAGGCGAACTCGCCGCCGGCGTACAGCGCTGGGCCCGAGCCATCATCGAAGACCTCGAACCAGATGACAGCTTCGTCGGCGAGTACGCCCACACCGGTACCAACAGTGGACCAGGACGTACCGTCCCACTTGGCGATGCCGTTGGCTGGGATACCCCCGGCGGTCGCGAACCACCCGCCCGCGTACAGGGCGGGGCCAGAGCCATCGTCGTAAACGTGCAGGTTGTACACGCCTCCCGGCCCCCCTGCTACTCCGCTGCCAAGCGGCGACCACGACGAGCCATCCCACTTCGCGACGTTGCTGGCAGCCACACCGCCAGCCGTGCTGAAGTCGCCGCCGGCGTAGAGCGCCGGGCCAGTGCCATCATCGAACACCGTAAGCGTGCGCACGCCACCGATGTTCATGCCACCGTCGAGGTCGGACCACTGCGAGCCGTCCCACTTCGCGATGCCGCCAACCGGATTGCCGTCGGCGGCCGTGAAGAACCCGCAGGCGTACAGCGCGTCGCCGGTACCATCGTTGAACGTTTCCATCGCGACCACCCAACTGTCCAGGTCGCCGCCGACGGGCTGCCAGCCGCAGCCGTCCCACCTGGCGAGGTAGTTGGCATCCCAGCCGCCAGCACTGGTGAATGTCCCGCCCGCGTACAGCGAATCGCCGGTGCCATCGTCGTGGGTGGCCAGGCAGATGATGCGGTCGTCCATGCCGCCGCCCATGGCCTGCCAGCCGCACTCCTGGGCCTGGGTGGCGGTAGTTCCAACGGCCAGGATCGAAATAATGGCGGGATAGGCAAGTTGGGTCCTGCGCTGCATGATCTCAGTCTCCTTTGGTGAGCCACCCGGCCCGACCCAGAAAACTCCGGTCGCGCGAGAGGACTACGTACGGTACTGAGCGTTGCCGTCGGGGGTTACTCACGGACTGACAGCCGAACTTCTTGTCTCATCGCCACATTCTGGCTTGAAAGGGTGAAAGAGCATGGCAAATTCTGCAGCACCTGCGTTCCGCGAACTCATCATCGAGACGCTTCGACATGAGCGGGCCGAGGCCATCAAGATCGCCCGATCCATCCCAGAACAGCACTGCGCGGCCCAAGCGGGCGGCCTGGCTCAGTCTCCGGCCTGGATCGTCTGCCACTTCTATCTCGCCGACAACCTGCTGAGCCAGAACCTCGGCGTGGTACCCGGGGACATGCAGAAGCTGTTCGAGGGCGTCGGGCCGGGCTCGGACGTCACCCGGGCGGGCGAGGCAATGCGGACGCATTTCGGCACCTGGACCGGCGCGATCGAAGCCGCCGAGATGTCGCATCGGGCGCTGCTGGAGGCGATCGCCGCCGCGTCGCCCGAGTTGCTCGCGGCCCCCCACCCCAGCGAGGCCGCCAGAGCGTACTTCCCCACCGTGGGGCACAATCTGATCTACAACGTCTGGCACGAGGGCAACCACGGCGGGCAATTGCGTGCCTGGATACACGCGGCCAAGCATGAGGGTCTGATCGCATCTTAGAGATAGCTGCCATTTGGCCGGAGTGAGCCTACCCTCCGCCTCACACGCCGAAGGACCGAGTGGCCCCCCACCGCCTCCGGCTATGTTTGGTTGAAGTTCGCACTGCCCGCCGGCGCTCTGGCGGGGTCCATTTCGAGGAACAGCACCACATGGCGCAGGGCACCATCACGCAGGTCATCGGCTCCACCTTCGACGCGCAGTTCGCCGAGAGCGACCTGCCCGAGATCTACAACGCCGTCACCGTCGAGGCCGAGACGCCCGCCGGCAAGCTCAAGCTGGTTGGCGAGGTGCAGCAGCACCTCGGCGGCGGCCGCGTCCGCTGCGTGGCACTGGGCTCCACCGACGGCCTCCGCCGCTCGATGGAATGCACCGACACTGGCGAGCCCGTGACCGTGCCCGTGGGCGAGGGCGTGCTGGGCCGCGTGTTCAACCTGCTGGGCGAGCCCATCGACAACCGCGGGCCGGCCAACACAACAGAGCGCCGCCCGATCCACCGCCACAGCCCCGAGTTCACGGCCCTGAACCCCAACACCGAGATCCTGCCCACGGGCATCAAGGTCGTCGACCTGCTGTGCCCCTTCGTGCGTGGTGGCAAGATCGGCTTGTTCGGCGGTGCGGGCGTGGGCAAGACGGTCATCATCCAGGAGATGATCGCCCGCGTGGCCCGCGAGTTCGGCGGCTACAGCGTGTTCTGCGGCGTGGGCGAGAGAACTCGTGAAGGAAACGACCTCTGGCGTGAAATGCAGGAGGCCGAGTACACCGACGCCGACGGGCAGACCGCCCACGTCATCGACAAGGTGGCCATGGTGTTCGGCCAGATGAACGAGCCCCCCGGCGCCCGCCTCCGCGTGGCGCTGAGCGGCCTGACCATGGCCGAGGAGTTCCGCGACGCGTCGGGTAAGGAGACGATGATGTTCGTGGACAACATCTTCCGATTTACCCAGGCCGGTTCCGAGGTGTCCGCCCTGCTGGGCCGCATGCCGTCGGCCGTGGGCTACCAGCCGACGCTGTCCACCGAGATGGGCCAGCTCCAGGAGCGCATCACCTCGACGGCCAAGGGCGCTATCACCAGTGTGCAGGCCATCTACGTGCCGGCCGACGACCTCACCGACCCCGCCCCCGCGACGGCCTTCGCCCACTTGGACGCGTTTGTCGTGCTCGAACGTTCGATCGCCGAGAAGGGCATCTTCCCCGCCGTGGATCCGCTGGCCAGTACCTCGACGATCCTCGACCCCAGCGTGCTGGGCGAGCGTCACTACAGCGTCAGCCTCCAGGTGCAGCGCATCCTGCAGCGGTACAAGGACCTGCAGGACATCATCGCGATTCTGGGCGTCGACGAGCTGAGCGAAGAGGACAAGCTCATCGTGGGCCGCGCCCGCAAGATGGAGCGCTTCCTCAGCCAGCCGTTCTACGTGGCCGAGGTGTTCACCGGCTTCCCGGGCATCTACACCAGCCTCGAGGACACCATCGACAGCTTCGAGCGTCTGGTGGCCGGCGAGGGCGACGACCTGCCCGAGAGCGCCTTCATGTATGTGGGTACGCTCGACGATGCGCGGGCGAAGGCCGAGAAGATGGCGGCGAAGGCATAACGCTTGCCCCCAGCTTGAAGAAGGCAAAACACACGAGGGCGGCCGATCGGTCGCCCTTTTTTATGGTTACGCACTGGTGTGCTGTTGCTCATAGGCCGCAATCAATGCCTCGGGAGTGGTGTACAGCCCAGGGTGAGCCAGCCACACCGTTTCGAGTTGGTCCAACGTGTACGGGCCAACATCCACACCGCTCTTTCGCAACGCGATGTAGGCATCGCACACCAGCATGACCGGTGTCCGGCGCAGGCGCATGCCCACGACGCGCCCAGGGTTCATCGGGCAGTCGCTGACGAAGCAACGGATCCACGGCAGGATAAACCAGATTCCAACCATCGGGAATAACACGGTGGCGACACCTGCGATCCAGCCGATGAAGTATGGGTTCATCTACCACTCCCCCGCATACTCACACCCGAACTCCCCCGCCGCCAGTTCGATGAGTTGGTGCCGCCGCTTGATGAGCTGGCGGGCGTGCAGCGTGTCGTGGTCGGCCCAGCTCGCCAGCAGGTCGCCGGCGCGGATCGTGAAGCCCTTGGGGTGGTGGTGCGCCCTGGTCCAGTCGATCGAATCGAGCGGGCCGAGCGAGGCAAGCCATGCCAGGTTCTCGTGTCGTAGCCTCGTGAATTCATGCAGGAAGCGACGCGGATCACCGTCGAGGTCCTTGAACTTCGTGACATCGCCCTGTGGGTCCATCGTCGGCCACGCCTCGGTCGGGTCACGCAGTGTCCGCTCGAGCCGAGGCCGGAAGTCCTCGCGCTCCTCGCGGGCCAGGTGGCCCATGATCTCGGCGATGGCCCAGTCGTCGGGCCCGGGCTTGAACCGCCAGTCGGCCTCGGGCAGGTCCGCGAGGATGGCCGCGAGCAGATCCGGGAACGTGTGCAGGCGGCTGGCGATGGCGGCCGGATCGAAGCGTGGGTCGGTCGCGGGCATGGGCGGGGCCTCCTCCGAGCGGCAGGGTAGAGACCGCTCGCGGGCCGTTCCCGAACCCGGCCCGAGCGGCCCTGGCCATCGACCGAGGAGATCTGGCTGCTTCCCGAGGAGTTGCGTCTATCGCCCGGGGATCTCGGGCGAAAGACAGAGCCATTCGGGCGATGGCCAGGATGCCTCGGGCGATGGCCAGGATGCCTCGGGCGATCGACAGAGCCATTCGGGCGATAGCCAGAATCATTCTGTCAGCTGCCAGAATGATTCTGGCCGGACGTTATCCTGGTCCGCCCCCGGCACAGAATCGGCGTCGCACCGACGAAATCCGTCATTGTTCGGGTTATCGCAGGCGTGCCCGGTGCCGGGATTTCGTCCGGTCCCATAGTGTCATGGATGCCCACGAGCGAGCCGCACCGCATCGTCCCGGATCACCCCCTCCGCCAGGACCTCATCGATCCGTACCTTGAAGCCCACCCCCATCGCGTGCTGTTCGTCACCGTGAGCGGGGCCCACCTCTACGGCTTCGCCTCGCCCGACAGCGACTACGACTTGCGGGGGGCCCACGTGATCGACCTGCCCAGCATGATCGGCCTCGACCGCCCGCGCGAGACGTACGAGATTCTCGACCGGGACGCGGAGGTCGAGATGGACCTGGTGACCCACGACGCACGAAAATTCTTCACGATGCTGCTGGGCCGCAACGGCTACGTGCTCGAACAGATCTGCTCGCCCTTGGTGGTGCACGCCGGCGAGGGCTTCGCCGAGCTGCGCGACATCGCCATGCGCTGCCTCACCCGCCACCACCGCCACCACTTCCGCAGCTTCGCGACCAACCAGTGGGACCGCGTCGCCGGGCCGAGCCGGGGCACGGTCAAGGGCCTGCTGTACAGCTATCGCCCGCTGATGGCTGGCATCTACTTGCTCGAAGAGAAGGCGATGGAGAGCAACCTGCGCACGCTCAACGAGAAGTTCGGCCTGCCGTTTATCGACGATCTGATCGAGCGCAAGGTGAGTGGTGCCGAGACGCAACTGCTGGGCCAGGCGGACCTCGGCTTCCATCGCGAGCAATTCGAGCAGCTCAATGAACGATTGGAATCGGCGGCGGAGAAGTGCGGACTGCCCGAGACCCCGCCCGAAGCGGCGCGACAGGAGCTCAATGGCCTGCTGGTGCGGTTGAGGCTCGAAACCCATCGGGCCTAAAATAGTGTGGCATCACTCGTCGGTCAGGAGGTTCACATGACGCAAGCCACTTCCACCTCGTTCCCCACCATCAACCTCCTCAAGTGGATCGACGAGCATCCCGAGGCGTTCACGCCGCCGGTGATGAACAACCAGTTCTTCCACGAGAGCAACGACGCGATCATCTTTGTGTCGGTGGGCCCCAACACACGCAATGACTACCACGTCAACGCGACCGAGGAGCTCTTCTACCAGCTCAAGGGCGACATCGCCGTCCGCGTCCGGCCGCTCGATGGCGGCGAGCCGCACAACGTGATCGTGCGCGAGGGCGAGTTGTTCTTGCTCCCGCGCTGGGTGCCCCACCGCCCCCAGCGGCCCGAGGGCACCATCGGCCTGATCGTCGAATTCCCACGTGGGCTCGATAAGGACGGGAACCCCAACAAGGACGGCCTGCGCTGGTACTGCCCCAAGTGCGACACGTTCGTTCATGAGGCCCAGTTCCTGCTCAAGCACATCGACCGCGACCTGCACGTGGTGATGGATGACTTCTGGAACGGGCCGGAAGAAGGCCGTACTTGTAAAAGCTGCGGCACGGTGATCACGCGAGCACCCGAGTTCGAGATGGATCCTCTGGGCGACGGCTAATCGTCATCGCGCCACCTAAACCCCACCGCGATCGGCCGATGATCGCTTCCCGCATCCGGTCCAACAACCGACCACACCGGCTTGAGCTCACCTCCGTAGACCGCGTTGTCGATCCGGATACCTGGGGCGTACGACAGCAAGCCATCGGGCGGTCCCCAGGTCACGCCGCGATCCGTGCCGACGCGGGCGTGGGCCTCCCACAAGCCGACCCGCGCAAGCGGTCGCAGATGGTTAGAGTTCCACGGTGCATTGAAGTCGCCAACGTAGAGTACACCGTCGGCCCGCGGCTCACCGCTCATTCCACCCAATCGCTCGAACGCGTCATCGGCGACGCGTTGGATCTGGTCCAGCTGCGCTTGCAAGAGCACGAAACGCATTGGCGGGTATACGTGGACGTTCGTGATATCGACCCGCTTGCCCTCATGCCGGATCCCGACGCGAGGCGATGGAACCTTCCATACCCGCTCCCAGATGTCTGGTACCACGTCTACAAATGGCATCCGGCTGAGTGTCGCCTGCCCATGGGCGCCCCCGGGTTCTTGCCAGACATGCGGGTAGCGATCTTGCAGATTACGCGCCACAATCCCGGGCCAGGGATCGGCGTACTCTTGAAACATGATGACGTCCGGGTCGATTTCGGTGATCCAGGCAAGCAACGGCTCGGCATCGGCCGTGCCATACAGCAGATTGCAACTCAGGACCGTTAGGGTCGAGTCATCATCGGTAGCACGCACGGGCGCTCGCTGGGCTACGCGCAGCCCGAGCGGGCCAACCGTCACAAGCACACTCGCCAGCAACACCAGCCCCAGCCGCCACCGCCGCAACGCAAAGGCGATCAGCAGCATTCCTCCCGCCACCAGCCCCGCATGGAAGGCGAAGGTCTGGACTATGAGAGCCAGGAACGAGAAGGCCAACGACTCCGACCCCACCCACTCCACGACTCGCGCTGCCAGCAACGATACTGGGACGATGATCGCCGCCGCCCACAATACCGTCGCCACTGCCCGCCCTGCGCCTAGCCAGCTATGGTGAAGCTTAGAGTCAGACCGTGTTTCCGAGGCATCTCGCGTCGTCGGCATTCATGGCGTACGACGTGTGGTGGAACGGGTTCGGCCCTATTCTTGGCCTCACCATGATGCTCGACCGACATAAATCAACTCGCCCCTGTTCCAATTCTGGTGTTTTGGACCTAAGTCGTCTGCTGCTATGGCTCGCCCTGTTCCCGTTCCTGGCTGCCTGCTCACCGTTCGGTGATGCCAACATGTCGACGGCCGATCTCGACCGCGCCCTGACGCAACCCGTAGGCGGCAACGCCGTGTCTTACGTCCACAGCGGAGATCACACTTCCACCCGGGTCATCTACGTCCACGGCACACCTGGCGATGCTGGCGCGTTCGCCATGTACGTTCGTGACGGCCTCAAGGGTGTTGGATCCATCAGTATTGATCGACCAGGCTTCGGCCAGACCGGCGGCGATATCGTCCGCTCGTTCGAGGCCCAAGCAGCGGCGTTCGAGCCCCTGCTCGTCGAACGCGATGGACGATGGCCCGTCTTGGTCGGACACTCGCTCGGCGGGCCGATCGTTGCAAGAGCGGCTGCCGACTACCCCGATCGTGTCGCCGCCATCGTGATCATCGCGGGCTCGCTCGACCCAGAACTGGAAGGCCCGCGCTGGTTCAATTACGCGGGTGTTTTGCTCAGCCCCGCATTGCCCCGGCCGCTGCGTGTGAGTAACAAGGAGATCTTCGCTGCTCGTGAGCAGACCGAGCTGCTCGCCGATGT
It contains:
- a CDS encoding nucleotidyltransferase domain-containing protein gives rise to the protein MPTSEPHRIVPDHPLRQDLIDPYLEAHPHRVLFVTVSGAHLYGFASPDSDYDLRGAHVIDLPSMIGLDRPRETYEILDRDAEVEMDLVTHDARKFFTMLLGRNGYVLEQICSPLVVHAGEGFAELRDIAMRCLTRHHRHHFRSFATNQWDRVAGPSRGTVKGLLYSYRPLMAGIYLLEEKAMESNLRTLNEKFGLPFIDDLIERKVSGAETQLLGQADLGFHREQFEQLNERLESAAEKCGLPETPPEAARQELNGLLVRLRLETHRA
- a CDS encoding DinB family protein, producing the protein MANSAAPAFRELIIETLRHERAEAIKIARSIPEQHCAAQAGGLAQSPAWIVCHFYLADNLLSQNLGVVPGDMQKLFEGVGPGSDVTRAGEAMRTHFGTWTGAIEAAEMSHRALLEAIAAASPELLAAPHPSEAARAYFPTVGHNLIYNVWHEGNHGGQLRAWIHAAKHEGLIAS
- a CDS encoding HPF/RaiA family ribosome-associated protein; the protein is MHVEFSYANVESSDALESHTHQQLESAIGRFEDRLTRVEVHFADENSAQKSGSDDKRCTMEARPRGRDPITVEANAGDFYPAVNDAAGKLKRALAKRLERD
- a CDS encoding flotillin-like FloA family protein, producing MNPYFIGWIAGVATVLFPMVGIWFILPWIRCFVSDCPMNPGRVVGMRLRRTPVMLVCDAYIALRKSGVDVGPYTLDQLETVWLAHPGLYTTPEALIAAYEQQHTSA
- a CDS encoding endonuclease/exonuclease/phosphatase family protein; its protein translation is MLLIAFALRRWRLGLVLLASVLVTVGPLGLRVAQRAPVRATDDDSTLTVLSCNLLYGTADAEPLLAWITEIDPDVIMFQEYADPWPGIVARNLQDRYPHVWQEPGGAHGQATLSRMPFVDVVPDIWERVWKVPSPRVGIRHEGKRVDITNVHVYPPMRFVLLQAQLDQIQRVADDAFERLGGMSGEPRADGVLYVGDFNAPWNSNHLRPLARVGLWEAHARVGTDRGVTWGPPDGLLSYAPGIRIDNAVYGGELKPVWSVVGPDAGSDHRPIAVGFRWRDDD
- a CDS encoding CPBP family intramembrane metalloprotease, with the protein product MVLDPTQPTTPPSQPAPIEAKVREPQTLGRFGRTWLWFEFITLYAFIPALVAAVMDPDQRFDPLFNALGLTALSNPPWPPGSIILPLVFVFGLLLGLFLLIDPTFDNRQLWNWRAFKRDLPRVAPLFLFNAAAMLGIAWLLQNFTGVMTITSRDGSETEALLRLPREAPWLLVFIAIGYPIASAFPQEVTHRAFFFHRYTRIIPNPRVLFTLNVLAFVWLHAPFWGLMAFVITLPGGVLFAWTWVRTRSLLAVGVEHWLYGWWLFFTGLGWFVYAGSVGS
- a CDS encoding HIT family protein; amino-acid sequence: MSHQPTIFDKIIAGQIPCHRVYEDDHVLAFLDVAPLSRGHTLVIPKERAAQMDQLSDESAAALGRVLPRICRAVLKATGATAYNLLQNNGADAHQAVMHLHVHVIPRYPDKAEGSPGSGLGIVWPSGNLEDGESLASQIRGAID
- the nbaC gene encoding 3-hydroxyanthranilate 3,4-dioxygenase — translated: MTQATSTSFPTINLLKWIDEHPEAFTPPVMNNQFFHESNDAIIFVSVGPNTRNDYHVNATEELFYQLKGDIAVRVRPLDGGEPHNVIVREGELFLLPRWVPHRPQRPEGTIGLIVEFPRGLDKDGNPNKDGLRWYCPKCDTFVHEAQFLLKHIDRDLHVVMDDFWNGPEEGRTCKSCGTVITRAPEFEMDPLGDG
- a CDS encoding DinB family protein — protein: MPATDPRFDPAAIASRLHTFPDLLAAILADLPEADWRFKPGPDDWAIAEIMGHLAREEREDFRPRLERTLRDPTEAWPTMDPQGDVTKFKDLDGDPRRFLHEFTRLRHENLAWLASLGPLDSIDWTRAHHHPKGFTIRAGDLLASWADHDTLHARQLIKRRHQLIELAAGEFGCEYAGEW
- a CDS encoding immunoglobulin domain-containing protein; its protein translation is MQRRTQLAYPAIISILAVGTTATQAQECGWQAMGGGMDDRIICLATHDDGTGDSLYAGGTFTSAGGWDANYLARWDGCGWQPVGGDLDSWVVAMETFNDGTGDALYACGFFTAADGNPVGGIAKWDGSQWSDLDGGMNIGGVRTLTVFDDGTGPALYAGGDFSTAGGVAASNVAKWDGSSWSPLGSGVAGGPGGVYNLHVYDDGSGPALYAGGWFATAGGIPANGIAKWDGTSWSTVGTGVGVLADEAVIWFEVFDDGSGPALYAGGEFASMNGQPATGLAKWDGSTWTNFTGLIDDERQVVWGMTTLGDDLYVSGKFHTAGGVSVGNIARWDGTTWSAVGDGMDSFVEVVTTFIDDGRERLAAAGWFTQADGKPANRIASWACVGEPVFEVQPQNVLLDAGPAAVEFEVVVTGAATIEYQWRMDGVALVDGGAINGATTPTLELTAELDHVGVYDCVATNDLGEATSDSVLLAFRTNPCAADFDGDGSLTIFDFLAFQNAFAAGCP
- a CDS encoding alpha/beta hydrolase, whose product is MDLSRLLLWLALFPFLAACSPFGDANMSTADLDRALTQPVGGNAVSYVHSGDHTSTRVIYVHGTPGDAGAFAMYVRDGLKGVGSISIDRPGFGQTGGDIVRSFEAQAAAFEPLLVERDGRWPVLVGHSLGGPIVARAAADYPDRVAAIVIIAGSLDPELEGPRWFNYAGVLLSPALPRPLRVSNKEIFAAREQTELLADVLEHIRCPVVIVHGTRDRLVPYANVEYMRHAFTNAASIEVITIEDGNHFIPWQRPDVVRDAVVRAINAQPRRPQQPPS
- the atpD gene encoding F0F1 ATP synthase subunit beta produces the protein MAQGTITQVIGSTFDAQFAESDLPEIYNAVTVEAETPAGKLKLVGEVQQHLGGGRVRCVALGSTDGLRRSMECTDTGEPVTVPVGEGVLGRVFNLLGEPIDNRGPANTTERRPIHRHSPEFTALNPNTEILPTGIKVVDLLCPFVRGGKIGLFGGAGVGKTVIIQEMIARVAREFGGYSVFCGVGERTREGNDLWREMQEAEYTDADGQTAHVIDKVAMVFGQMNEPPGARLRVALSGLTMAEEFRDASGKETMMFVDNIFRFTQAGSEVSALLGRMPSAVGYQPTLSTEMGQLQERITSTAKGAITSVQAIYVPADDLTDPAPATAFAHLDAFVVLERSIAEKGIFPAVDPLASTSTILDPSVLGERHYSVSLQVQRILQRYKDLQDIIAILGVDELSEEDKLIVGRARKMERFLSQPFYVAEVFTGFPGIYTSLEDTIDSFERLVAGEGDDLPESAFMYVGTLDDARAKAEKMAAKA